In one window of Musa acuminata AAA Group cultivar baxijiao chromosome BXJ3-2, Cavendish_Baxijiao_AAA, whole genome shotgun sequence DNA:
- the LOC103975596 gene encoding 5'-adenylylsulfate reductase 3, chloroplastic — MAYAAAISSSITSRSLLSGDFKAALIASIRHPEPSIATSAASGGPRPRRMLARPCCAVEPTKRNDSVVPSAAVAEAANAAVGEEATAPSAAVDYEELNKALENASPLEIMDRALDMFGNEIAIAFSGAEDVALIEYAKLTGRPFRVFSLDTGRLNPETYRFFDAVEKHYDIHIEYTFPDAGEVQALVRSKGLFSFYEDGHQECCRVRKVRPLRRMLKGLRAWVTGQRKDQSPGTRANIPLVQVDPVFEGVDGLGSLIKWNPVADVEGKDIWNFLRTMNVPVNSLHSQGYVSIGCEPCTRPVLPGQHEREGRWWWEDATAKECGLHKGNLKQDEAGKLGANGNGVAAANGVDGTVDIFETQAIVNLSRPGIENLLKLEKRQEPWLVVLYAPWCRFCQGMETSYMELAEKLVGSGIKVGKFRADGDQKPFAQKELQLGSFPTILFFPKNTSRPIKYPSEKRDVDSLLAFINALR; from the exons ATGGCTTACGCCGCGGCTATCTCGAGCTCGATCACTTCCCGTTCCCTCCTTTCTGGGGACTTCAAAG cGGCCTTAATTGCGTCCATTAGGCATCCGGAGCCGTCGATTGCCACGTCGGCGGCGAGCGGTGGTCCCCGGCCGCGGCGGATGCTGGCGCGGCCGTGCTGTGCCGTCGAACCCACCAAGAGGAACGACTCGGTAGTCCCCTCtgcggcggtggcggaggcggcgaACGCTGCGGTAGGGGAGGAGGCTACGGCGCCATCAGCAGCGGTGGACTATGAGGAGCTAAATAAGGCGCTCGAGAACGCTTCGCCGTTGGAGATCATGGATAGGGCTCTGGATATGTTCGGAAACGAAATCGCAATTGCTTTCAG TGGAGCAGAGGATGTCGCTCTGATAGAGTATGCGAAGTTAACCGGCAGGCCATTTAGGGTCTTCAGCCTTGACACAGGGAGGTTGAATCCGGAGACATACAGGTTCTTTGATGCTGTAGAGAAACACTACGACATCCACATCGAGTACACGTTCCCAGATGCCGGGGAGGTGCAGGCCCTTGTTAGAAGCAAAGGCCTCTTCTCGTTCTATGAAGATGGGCACCAGGAGTGCTGCAGAGTGAGGAAGGTGAGGCCTTTGAGAAGGATGCTGAAGGGCCTCCGTGCTTGGGTCACTGGACAGAGGAAGGATCAGTCTCCTGGCACCAGAGCCAATATCCCTCTTGTGCAG GTAGATCCTGTTTTTGAGGGGGTCGACGGCCTTGGTAGCTTGATAAAGTGGAATCCAGTTGCAGATGTGGAGGGAAAGGACATATGGAATTTCCTTCGAACCATGAATGTTCCTGTGAACTCCTTGCACTCGCAG GGTTACGTCTCTATTGGTTGTGAGCCCTGCACCAGACCAGTCTTGCCCGGCCAACATGAGCGGGAAGGTAGATGGTGGTGGGAAGATGCGACGGCCAAGGAGTGTGGACTCCACAAGGGGAACCTTAAGCAGGATGAGGCAGGAAAATTGGGTGCGAATGGGAACGGGGTTGCGGCCGCCAATGGTGTTGATGGAACAGTAGACATTTTTGAGACCCAAGCCATTGTTAACCTTAGCAGGCCTGGGATAGAAAACTTGCTGAAACTCGAGAAGCGCCAGGAACCATGGCTGGTTGTCCTCTACGCTCCTTGGTGCCGATTCTGTCAG GGAATGGAAACATCCTACATGGAGTTGGCTGAGAAACTCGTTGGCTCCGGTATCAAGGTTGGGAAGTTCCGAGCCGATGGCGACCAGAAGCCATTTGCTCAGAAAGAGCTACAATTGGGAAGCTTCCCCACGATCCTGTTTTTCCCCAAAAACACATCTAGGCCGATCAAGTATCCATCCGAAAAGCGCGATGTCGATTCGCTTCTGGCATTTATCAATGCTCTTAGATGA
- the LOC103975595 gene encoding glucan endo-1,3-beta-glucosidase 1 isoform X2, with protein sequence MGANPFPFLALLLVFRSLPAVAAAARAEQPFVGVNIGTDVSNLFPPADLAAFVEAQQIKHVRLYDADPGILSALAGAGVSVAVGVPNNQLLALGSSPATAAAWVARHVVPFHPDTPISAVAVGDEVPTALPSVLPLLLPALRSLSAALAAANLSSIPVSTPLPFSVILDPFPPSQAYFNQSLANGFLTSLLRFLNDTAAPLMLNLYPYYAFMQGRGAIPLDNALFKPLRPALEEVDPNTLLHYTNVLDAMIDAAYVAMRNLNFTSVPVLITETGWPGNGSRRDEPYATRELASIYNSNVIRHVLDRAGTPLRPEATPSVYIYELFDEDLRPGPASEASWGLFYGNGTPVYLLHVSGAGGFLANDTTNRTYCVAAEGADRRGLQAALDWACGPGRANCSEIQPGESCYAPNDVTGHASYAFDSYYQKEGKAAGSCYFQGVAMVTTTDPSHGDCIFPGR encoded by the exons ATGGGAGCAAACCCCTTCCCCTTCCTCGCTCTCCTCTTAGTCTTCCGTTCTCTGCCTGCTG TTGCAGCAGCAGCTAGAGCGGAGCAGCCGTTCGTGGGCGTGAACATTGGCACCGACGTGTCGAACCTGTTTCCGCCGGCGGACCTCGCCGCCTTCGTCGAGGCGCAGCAGATCAAGCACGTCCGCCTCTACGACGCCGACCCGGGAATCCTGTCGGCGCTGGCCGGTGCCGGCGTCTCCGTGGCCGTCGGCGTGCCCAATAACCAGCTGCTCGCCCTGGGCTCCTCCCCGGCCACCGCCGCCGCCTGGGTCGCCCGCCACGTCGTCCCCTTCCACCCGGACACCCCCATCTCGGCCGTGGCCGTGGGCGACGAGGTCCCCACCGCGCTGCCTTCGGTCCTCCCGCTCCTCCTCCCGGCCCTCCGCTCCCTCTCCGCCGCCCTCGCCGCCGCCAACCTCTCTTCCATCCCGGTCTCCACCCCGCTGCCATTTTCCGTCATCCTCGACCCCTTCCCGCCCTCCCAGGCCTACTTCAACCAGTCGCTGGCCAACGGCTTCCTCACCTCCCTCCTGCGTTTCCTCAACGACACCGCCGCGCCGCTCATGCTCAACCTCTACCCCTACTATGCCTTCATGCAGGGCCGCGGCGCCATTCCCCTCGACAACGCCCTCTTCAAGCCCCTCCGCCCGGCCCTCGAGGAGGTCGACCCCAACACCCTCCTCCACTACACCAACGTGCTCGACGCCATGATCGACGCCGCCTACGTCGCCATGCGCAACCTCAATTTCACCAGCGTGCCCGTGCTCATCACCGAGACCGGGTGGCCTGGCAATGGCTCCCGCCGTGacgagccctatgccacccgggagCTCGCCAGCATCTACAATTCCAACGTCATCCGCCACGTGCTCGACCGCGCCGGCACGCCGCTGCGCCCCGAGGCCACCCCCAGCGTCTACATCTACGAGCTGTTCGACGAGGACCTGCGCCCGGGTCCGGCGTCGGAAGCCAGCTGGGGCCTCTTCTACGGCAACGGGACGCCGGTGTACCTGCTGCACGTGTCGGGGGCCGGGGGTTTCCTGGCCAACGACACCACGAACCGGACGTACTGCGTGGCGGCGGAGGGGGCGGACCGGCGGGGGCTGCAGGCGGCGCTGGACTGGGCGTGCGGGCCGGGGCGGGCCAACTGTTCGGAGATACAGCCTGGGGAGAGCTGCTACGCGCCCAACGACGTGACAGGCCACGCCTCGTATGCCTTCGACAGCTACTACCAGAAGGAGGGGAAGGCCGCCGGCTCCTGCTACTTCCAGGGCGTCGCCATGGTCACCACCACCGACCCAA GTCATGGGGATTGCATCTTTCCTGGAAG ATGA
- the LOC103975595 gene encoding glucan endo-1,3-beta-glucosidase 1 isoform X1 codes for MGANPFPFLALLLVFRSLPAVAAAARAEQPFVGVNIGTDVSNLFPPADLAAFVEAQQIKHVRLYDADPGILSALAGAGVSVAVGVPNNQLLALGSSPATAAAWVARHVVPFHPDTPISAVAVGDEVPTALPSVLPLLLPALRSLSAALAAANLSSIPVSTPLPFSVILDPFPPSQAYFNQSLANGFLTSLLRFLNDTAAPLMLNLYPYYAFMQGRGAIPLDNALFKPLRPALEEVDPNTLLHYTNVLDAMIDAAYVAMRNLNFTSVPVLITETGWPGNGSRRDEPYATRELASIYNSNVIRHVLDRAGTPLRPEATPSVYIYELFDEDLRPGPASEASWGLFYGNGTPVYLLHVSGAGGFLANDTTNRTYCVAAEGADRRGLQAALDWACGPGRANCSEIQPGESCYAPNDVTGHASYAFDSYYQKEGKAAGSCYFQGVAMVTTTDPSHGDCIFPGSKQMNVSGAGMNATLASKAGIPSALRLRTGIEHDHIIPMILSIMLVVSTLSWNHMS; via the exons ATGGGAGCAAACCCCTTCCCCTTCCTCGCTCTCCTCTTAGTCTTCCGTTCTCTGCCTGCTG TTGCAGCAGCAGCTAGAGCGGAGCAGCCGTTCGTGGGCGTGAACATTGGCACCGACGTGTCGAACCTGTTTCCGCCGGCGGACCTCGCCGCCTTCGTCGAGGCGCAGCAGATCAAGCACGTCCGCCTCTACGACGCCGACCCGGGAATCCTGTCGGCGCTGGCCGGTGCCGGCGTCTCCGTGGCCGTCGGCGTGCCCAATAACCAGCTGCTCGCCCTGGGCTCCTCCCCGGCCACCGCCGCCGCCTGGGTCGCCCGCCACGTCGTCCCCTTCCACCCGGACACCCCCATCTCGGCCGTGGCCGTGGGCGACGAGGTCCCCACCGCGCTGCCTTCGGTCCTCCCGCTCCTCCTCCCGGCCCTCCGCTCCCTCTCCGCCGCCCTCGCCGCCGCCAACCTCTCTTCCATCCCGGTCTCCACCCCGCTGCCATTTTCCGTCATCCTCGACCCCTTCCCGCCCTCCCAGGCCTACTTCAACCAGTCGCTGGCCAACGGCTTCCTCACCTCCCTCCTGCGTTTCCTCAACGACACCGCCGCGCCGCTCATGCTCAACCTCTACCCCTACTATGCCTTCATGCAGGGCCGCGGCGCCATTCCCCTCGACAACGCCCTCTTCAAGCCCCTCCGCCCGGCCCTCGAGGAGGTCGACCCCAACACCCTCCTCCACTACACCAACGTGCTCGACGCCATGATCGACGCCGCCTACGTCGCCATGCGCAACCTCAATTTCACCAGCGTGCCCGTGCTCATCACCGAGACCGGGTGGCCTGGCAATGGCTCCCGCCGTGacgagccctatgccacccgggagCTCGCCAGCATCTACAATTCCAACGTCATCCGCCACGTGCTCGACCGCGCCGGCACGCCGCTGCGCCCCGAGGCCACCCCCAGCGTCTACATCTACGAGCTGTTCGACGAGGACCTGCGCCCGGGTCCGGCGTCGGAAGCCAGCTGGGGCCTCTTCTACGGCAACGGGACGCCGGTGTACCTGCTGCACGTGTCGGGGGCCGGGGGTTTCCTGGCCAACGACACCACGAACCGGACGTACTGCGTGGCGGCGGAGGGGGCGGACCGGCGGGGGCTGCAGGCGGCGCTGGACTGGGCGTGCGGGCCGGGGCGGGCCAACTGTTCGGAGATACAGCCTGGGGAGAGCTGCTACGCGCCCAACGACGTGACAGGCCACGCCTCGTATGCCTTCGACAGCTACTACCAGAAGGAGGGGAAGGCCGCCGGCTCCTGCTACTTCCAGGGCGTCGCCATGGTCACCACCACCGACCCAA GTCATGGGGATTGCATCTTTCCTGGAAG CAAGCAGATGAATGTTTCAGGAGCAGGGATGAATGCCACTCTAGCCAGTAAGGCCGGGATACCCTCCGCACTGAGACTAAGAACTGGAATAGAACATGACCACATTATCCCCATGATCTTAAGCATAATGTTGGTGGTCTCTACCTTGTCATGGAACCATATGTCTTGA
- the LOC103975599 gene encoding phytosulfokine receptor 2, producing MASSSPTTFFLKWALLLCSLCPALAGPSSSCHPADLQALAEFAGNLTAGSILSNWSRPELCCSWDGIVCSEASGRSSGPGRRVVELLLSGRGLSGVLASSMDRLEVLDLSFNALSGSIAAVGRMTALRAVNLSSNNFSGPLPDLTSLPALAVFNVSNNSLAGPIHPDICAGAAAIEVLDLSVNSFSGPLPDETVAECSATLRELYLGYNSLSGDLPDSLFDFVALEKLSLASNDLSGQLGERLSKLSSLRTLIVSGNRFSGPLPNVFGNLTKLQQLVAHCNTFNGTLPRSLELCAMLRDLDLRNNSISGSINLDFSRMKLLTSLDLATNHFYGHLPVSLSDCQALKTLSLAKNGLSGQVPEEFGNLSSLTLLSLSNNSFQNVWTALEILQRCKNLTTLILTKNFLGEEIPDIPLRFENLEVLAIGNCALTGQLPLWLLDCKRLQVLDLSWNHLTGGIPPLIGQLDNLIYLDISNNSLTGEIPKNLTQLKSLINISSSATRSSIGLPLYVKRNQSISGLQYNQLSNFPPSLYLNDNGFNGMIWPEFGNLKALHVLDMSNNSITGSIPDTLSEMSNLEVLDLSYNELNGSIPASLSKLNFLSKFSVAHNNLKGEIPTGGQFFSFSNSSFDGNPGLCRSPCPSNKTQALGLSPEIPSNMNNKFGKTGILNITIGIGVGIAFLLAVVLFKMSRKDAGVPVDEVELEDGSYTSSELGSKLVLFFQNSDAKELTINDLLKSTNNFDQSNIIGCGGFGLVYKAYLPDGTKAAIKRLSGDCGQMEREFRAEVEALSRAQHKNLVSLKGYCRCGNDRLLIYTYMENGSLDYWLHERADGGSLLKWEVRLKIAQGSARGLAYLHKICEPNIIHRDVKSSNILLDDRFEAHLADFGLARLIDPYKTHVTTDLVGTLGYIPPEYSQTLTATLKGDIFSFGVVLLELLTGRRPVDISKAKGCRDLVSWVLQMKSEKKEEQMFDTVIWNKAHEKQLLSVLETACRCISPDPRNRPSIDQVVSWLHAAGSDG from the coding sequence ATGGCTTCGTCCTCTCCCACAACCTTCTTCTTGAAATGGGCACTACTGCTCTGCTCGCTCTGCCCGGCCCTCGCCGGCCCGTCCTCCTCCTGCCACCCCGCCGACCTGCAAGCCCTCGCGGAATTCGCCGGAAACCTCACTGCCGGTTCCATCCTGTCCAACTGGTCTCGCCCCGAGCTCTGCTGCAGCTGGGACGGCATCGTCTGCTCCGAGGCCAGCGGTCGATCGTCCGGCCCTGGCCGCCGCGTCGTGGAGCTCCTCCTTTCCGGTCGCGGACTGAGCGGAGTCCTCGCGAGCTCCATGGACCGGCTCGAGGTTCTCGATCTCAGCTTCAATGCGCTGTCGGGGTCGATCGCTGCCGTTGGCCGCATGACGGCGCTGCGGGCCGTGAACCTTTCCTCCAACAACTTCAGCGGGCCTCTTCCGGACCTCACATCGCTGCCTGCTCTCGCCGTCTTCAATGTCAGCAACAACTCGCTCGCGGGTCCGATCCATCCCGACATTTGTGCCGGCGCTGCAGCGATCGAGGTTCTTGATCTGTCGGTGAACTCGTTCTCAGGGCCACTCCCTGACGAAACGGTAGCTGAGTGCAGCGCGACGCTGCGGGAGCTGTACCTCGGCTACAACTCCCTCTCAGGTGACCTCCCCGACTCTCTCTTCGATTTCGTTGCATTGGAGAAGTTGTCGCTCGCCTCGAACGATCTCTCGGGACAACTCGGCGAGAGGTTGAGCAAGCTCTCTAGCCTTCGAACACTCATCGTTTCGGGTAACCGGTTCTCGGGCCCCCTCCCCAATGTGTTTGGAAACCTTACCAAGCTCCAGCAGTTGGTTGCACACTGCAATACCTTCAATGGAACCCTTCCTCGATCGTTGGAACTCTGTGCAATGCTTAGGGACCTTGATCTCCGGAACAATTCTATTTCAGGTTCCATTAATCTTGATTTCTCACGAATGAAGTTGCTCACATCACTTGATCTCGCCACAAACCATTTTTATGGCCATCTTCCTGTTAGCCTTTCGGATTGCCAAGCATTAAAGACCCTAAGCCTTGCTAAGAACGGTCTCTCTGGTCAGGTCCCCGAGGAATTTGGGAATCTTTCATCTCTTACTTTGCTCTCATTGTCTAATAATAGCTTCCAGAATGTATGGACAGCTTTGGAGATCCTCCAAAGGTGCAAGAACCTCACCACACTTATCCTCACCAAGAATTTCCTCGGAGAAGAGATTCCTGACATTCCTCTGAGGTTTGAGAACTTGGAGGTTCTCGCTATTGGAAACTGCGCCCTTACTGGCCAACTCCCGCTCTGGCTATTGGATTGCAAGAGGTTGCAAGTCTTGGATTTGTCATGGAACCACTTGACCGGTGGAATTCCTCCTTTGATCGGGCAGCTTGACAATCTAATTTACTTGGACATCTCAAACAATTCCCTGACTGGTGAAATCCCCAAGAATTTGACACAGCTGAAGAGTCTGATTAATATTAGCAGCTCAGCAACAAGGTCTTCGATTGGCTTGCCATTATATGTTAAGCGCAATCAGAGCATCAGCGGTTTGCAATACAATCAACTGTCAAATTTTCCTCCATCGTTGTACTTGAATGATAATGGCTTCAACGGGATGATTTGGCCGGAATTTGGGAACTTGAAGGCACTCCATGTCTTAGACATGAGCAATAACAGTATCACAGGGAGCATTCCAGATACGCTTTCTGAGATGTCAAATCTGGAGGTACTGGATTTGTCATACAATGAACTTAATGGATCTATTCCTGCATCCTTGAGCAAGCTcaattttttatcaaagtttagcGTAGCCCATAACAATTTGAAAGGAGAGATTCCAACCGGGGGCCAATTCTTCAGTTTTTCCAACTCTAGTTTTGATGGAAACCCAGGACTGTGTCGGTCACCATGTCCTTCTAACAAAACTCAAGCACTGGGGCTGAGTCCTGAAATTCCATCAAATATGAACAATAAGTTTGGAAAAACCGGCATACTTAATATAACTATTGGCATCGGTGTTGGTATTGCATTTCTTTTAGCTGTTGTCTTGTTTAAAATGTCGCGGAAGGATGCTGGTGTTCCAGTAGATGAGGTTGAATTGGAAGATGGATCATATACATCATCCGAATTGGGTTCCAAGCTGGTACTTTTCTTTCAAAACTCTGATGCGAAAGAGCTTACGATCAATGATCTTCTGAAATCTACAAATAACTTTGACCAATCAAATATAATTGGCTGTGGAGGATTTGGGCTGGTCTACAAGGCATATCTTCCAGATGGTACAAAAGCTGCAATCAAGAGGCTTTCTGGTGACTGTGGACAGATGGAACGAGAATTCCGTGCAGAGGTGGAAGCACTCTCCAGGGCTCAGCATAAGAACCTCGTCTCCCTGAAAGGCTATTGCAGGTGTGGGAATGATAGATTGCTGATTTACACCTACATGGAAAATGGAAGTCTGGACTACTGGCTTCATGAGAGGGCTGATGGTGGATCTTTACTCAAGTGGGAGGTCAGGTTGAAGATTGCCCAGGGATCAGCAAGGGGATTGGCTTACTTGCACAAGATCTGTGAGCCCAACATCATCCACCGAGATGTTAAATCAAGCAACATTTTGCTGGATGATAGATTCGAAGCCCATCTGGCAGATTTCGGCCTGGCGAGGCTTATCGATCCCTACAAAACTCATGTCACCACTGACCTGGTTGGAACCTTAGGGTACATTCCTCCTGAGTACAGCCAAACATTGACAGCTACTCTGAAGGGTGATATCTTCAGCTTCGGAGTCGTTCTATTGGAGCTTCTCACCGGTAGAAGGCCTGTGGATATTTCCAAGGCGAAAGGTTGCAGAGATTTGGTTTCGTGGGTGCTTCAGATGAAATCCGAGAAGAAGGAAGAGCAGATGTTCGATACAGTAATTTGGAACAAGGCCCACGAAAAGCAGCTCTTATCAGTGCTGGAGACTGCTTGCAGGTGCATCAGCCCAGATCCGCGGAACAGGCCATCGATAGATCAAGTTGTCTCGTGGCTTCATGCTGCTGGCTCTGATGGATGa
- the LOC103975593 gene encoding probable membrane metalloprotease ARASP2, chloroplastic: protein MMMSLSASAHSFLLPPCRPKLGSISSPHSLLRPIHTPPPALQPFLFPRHRRRRRRRGGREGGGHPSAGPTAAVGGIEGPQSVAEAASVLAAIILVHEGGHFLAATLQGIRVSKFAVGFGPVLASFVAGGVEYSLRAFPLGGFVGFPDDDPDSDVPPDDADLLKNRPVLDRILVVSAGVAANVVFAYLIVFAQVLTVGLPVQEPVPGLLVPEVRPGSAAARDGLRPGDVILGINGAPAPSVSDLVDVIKTSAGRNVAMTVAREGTKSVELSVVPDENTDGTGRIGVQLSPNYRLSKVRAKNLAQATVFASREFLGLSATVLDGLKQTFLNFSQSASKVSGPVAIIAVGAEVARSSSDGLFQFAAVINLNLAVINLLPLPALDGGSLALILVEAARGGRKIPREVEQRIMSSGILVVVMLGLFLIVRDTLNLDFIKEML from the coding sequence ATGATGATGAGCCTCTCGGCCTCAGCTCactccttcctcctccctccttgcCGTCCAAAGCTCGGTTCCATCTCTTCCCCTCACTCCCTCCTCAGACCCATCCACACCCCTCCCCCTGCCCTCCAACCCTTCCTCTTCCCCCGCCATCGCCGGCGCCGGCGGCGCCGCGGGGGACGGGAGGGCGGTGGTCATCCCTCCGCCGGCCCCACCGCCGCTGTCGGCGGCATCGAGGGTCCCCAGTCCGTCGCTGAGGCCGCCTCCGTCCTTGCCGCCATCATCCTCGTCCACGAGGGCGGCCACTTCCTGGCCGCCACACTCCAAGGCATCCGCGTCAGCAAGTTCGCCGTCGGCTTCGGCCCGGTGCTCGCCAGCTTCGTCGCTGGCGGCGTCGAGTATTCCCTCCGCGCCTTCCCCCTCGGCGGCTTCGTCGGGTTCCCCGACGATGACCCCGACAGTGACGTCCCCCCCGACGACGCCGACCTCCTCAAGAACCGCCCCGTCCTCGATCGCATCCTCGTCGTCTCCGCCGGCGTCGCCGCCAACGTCGTCTTCGCGTACCTGATCGTCTTCGCCCAGGTGCTCACCGTCGGCCTCCCCGTTCAGGAGCCGGTGCCCGGGTTGCTCGTGCCCGAGGTGCGCCCCGGATCGGCCGCCGCACGCGACGGCCTCCGCCCCGGCGACGTCATTCTCGGGATCAACGGGGCTCCCGCGCCCTCCGTCTCGGACCTCGTCGATGTTATCAAGACGAGCGCCGGGAGGAATGTGGCGATGACGGTGGCGAGGGAGGGGACCAAATCTGTGGAGCTCTCGGTGGTTCCCGACGAGAACACCGACGGGACTGGGAGAATTGGAGTCCAATTGTCGCCCAATTATAGGCTTTCCAAGGTCCGGGCGAAGAACCTGGCACAGGCCACAGTGTTTGCTAGTAGAGAATTCTTGGGGTTGTCTGCCACAGTGCTCGATGGCCTGAAGCAGACCTTCTTGAACTTTTCTCAGTCGGCAAGCAAGGTCTCCGGCCCCGTGGCCATAATCGCAGTGGGCGCGGAGGTCGCAAGGTCGAGCTCCGATGGGCTGTTCCAGTTTGCCGCGGTGATCAATCTTAACCTTGCGGTGATCAACCTTCTGCCATTGCCAGCCCTCGACGGTGGGTCACTGGCACTTATTCTTGTGGAGGCAGCCAGAGGTGGGAGGAAGATCCCGCGGGAGGTGGAGCAGCGGATTATGTCGTCGGGGATCTTGGTGGTTGT
- the LOC103975594 gene encoding uncharacterized protein LOC103975594, giving the protein MADVVQYRLERMTDELDDLERRGLFSRPEIAEIVRRRRDFEYRLKRPSPLKQDFLAYIDYEKQLDALRNLRKRAIIGELIKEKQAREENEGADEHKKKKKMSKKWKKSISDIAGVLRILDIYRMATVRYKADLDLWFKYLEFCREKRHGRMKQVLAQAIRYHPKVPGLWIYAAAWEFDQNLNVAAARALMQSGLRTCSSSEDLWIEYLRMELTYLNKLKARKIALGEDVKLLQRNNSDADRWKEENRDLFMPLNEEQGSNAQEGSLDKGEELFLQQGALVLQTIYHGAIEANPSSLSLRQRFLEILDTVDLAHYDELKVEVMEDLKKDFSHDENYWDWIASLQIGDISELKDSERSKILSKLDRVVQVYEEAVNVLPTAKMFSLYAKFWLDVLVSDGEDSTSALSNAVVDDRDFVSSIIKVYEKAESRGCLTADLACQYVSFYLQIGRLDEAKNLAKKLCNSKLPDSANLWILRASIEIKWFTNKSSAINKDDLHSVFEFLKDVLTRLSISETEYLWLMALKVFSNNKGFFEKLVKFLMLALGKASGTDSGTSVSSAVVNWVLQREGIQQARVMYKRFLALPHPSLKFFRYCMELEQNLIFVGDNLGVTCVRKLYESALGIYPENRELWRDYYLLEKKVGTSESVNAVYWRARKTLKDTSMIVNTDL; this is encoded by the exons ATGGCGGACGTCGTGCAGTACCGGCTGGAGCGGATGACCGACGAGCTCGACGATCTCGAGCGGCGCGGCCTCTTCTCCCGCCCAGAGATCGCCGAGATCGTCCGCCGTCGCCGCGACTTTGAGTACCGTCTCAAGCGCCCGTCCCCGCTGAAACAGGACTTCCTTGCCTACATCGACTACGAGAAGCAGCTCGACGCCCTTCGTAATCTCCGGAAGCGCGCCATCATCGGCGAGCTGATCAAGGAGAAGCAAGCGCGGGAGGAGAACGAAGGGGCTGAtgaacataagaagaagaagaagatgtctaAGAAGTGGAAGAAGTCTATCTCCGATATCGCTGGGGTTTTGAGGATCTTGGATATTTACAGGATGGCCACGGTGAGGTACAAGGCCGATTTGGATCTCTGGTTCAAATACCTCGAGTTTTGCCGAGAAAAAAGACATGGGCGGATGAAGCAG GTGCTAGCACAGGCAATTAGATATCATCCAAAGGTCCCTGGACTTTGGATCTATGCTGCAGCATGGGAGTTTGACCAAAATTTAAATGTTGCAGCAGCTCGTGCTCTCATGCAGAGTGGTCTCAGGACTTGTTCTAGTTCCGAGGATCTGTGGATTGAGTATCTCCGAATGGAgctcacttatctcaacaaactGAAGGCTCGAAAAATTGCTCTAGGAGAAGATGTTAAATTGTTGCAGCGAAACAACAGTGATGCAGATAGGTGGAAAGAAGAGAACAGGGATCTTTTCATGCCTTTGAATGAAGAACAAGGATCCAACGCACAAGAAGGTAGTTTGGacaagggagaagaacttttcttGCAGCAAGGTGCATTGGTTCTCCAAACCATATACCATGGAGCCATTGAGGCTAATCCATCAAGTCTGAGCTTGCGCCAGCGATTCTTGGAGATTTTAGATACTGTGGATTTAGCACATTATGATGAATTGAAAGTTGAGGTAATGGAAGATCTTAAGAAAGATTTCTCACACGACGAAAACTACTGGGACtggattgctagcttgcaaattggtgACATTTCAGAACTGAAGGATTCAGAGAGATCTAAAATTCTGTCCAAGTTGGATAGAGTTGTTCAG GTTTATGAGGAGGCTGTAAATGTCTTGCCAACTGCCAAGATGTTTTCTCTTTATGCAAAGTTTTGGCTGGATGTTTTGGTTTCTGATGGTGAAGATTCAACTTCTGCTCTGAGTAATGCTGTTGTCGATGATCGAGACTTTGTATCATCTATCATTAAGGTTTATGAAAAGGCAGAATCCCGTGGATGCCTTACAGCAGATCTTGCCTGTCAGTACGTTTCATTTTACTTGCAAATTGGGAGGTTAGATGAAGCAAAGAATCTTGCTAAGAAACTTTGCAACAGTAAACTTCCGGACTCTGCAAATTTATGGATTCTGAGAGCTTCAATTGAGATCAAATGGTTTACAAATAAATCTTCTGCGATCAATAAGGATGACTTGCATTCTGTGTTTGAGTTCTTAAAAGATGTGCTGACTAGACTATCCATCTCCGAAACTGAGTATTTGTGGCTTATG GCACTGAAAGTCTTTTCAAACAACAAAGGGTTTTTTGAAAAGCTGGTGAAGTTTTTAATGCTTGCATTGGGGAAAGCTAGTGGTACTGATTCTGGAACATCTGTTTCTTCTGCTGTCGTGAATTGGGTTCTCCAAAGAGAGGGTATTCAGCAAGCAAGAGTGATGTATAAGAG ATTTCTAGCTTTACCCCATCCGAGTCTGAAATTCTTCAGATATTGTATGGAGCTTGAACAAAACCTCATCTTTGTCGGAGATAATCTTGGTGTTACATGTGTTCGCAAGTTGTATGAATCAGCTCTGGGCATCTATCCTGAGAACAGGGAATTGTGGAGAGATTACTACCTCTTGGAAAAGAAG GTCGGGACATCCGAATCTGTAAATGCTGTCTACTGGCGTGCTCGAAAAACCTTAAAGGACACATCAATGATAGTTAATACTGACTtgtaa